The Phacochoerus africanus isolate WHEZ1 chromosome 15, ROS_Pafr_v1, whole genome shotgun sequence genome has a segment encoding these proteins:
- the RAB4A gene encoding ras-related protein Rab-4A isoform X1, with amino-acid sequence MSQTAMSETYDFLFKFLVIGNAGTGKSCLLHQFIEKKFKDDSNHTIGVEFGSKIINVGGKYVKLQIWDTAGQERFRSVTRSYYRGAAGALLVYDITSRETYNALTNWLTDARMLASQNIVIILCGNKKDLDADREVTFLEASRFAQENELMFLETSALTGENVEEAFVQCARKILNKIESGELDPERMGSGIQYGDAALRQLRSPRRAQAPSAQECGC; translated from the exons attttttgtttaaattcttgGTTATTGGAAATGCAGGAACTGGCAAGTCTTGCTTGCTTCATCAGTTTATTGAGAAAAAAT tcaaaGATGACTCAAATCATACAATAGGAGTGGAATTTGGTTCAAAGATAATAAATGTTGGTGGTAAATATGTAAAGTTACAGATATGGGACACAGCAGGCCAAGAACGATTCAG GTCTGTGACGCGAAGCTACTATAGAGGTGCAGCAGGGGCGCTCCTGGTCTATGACATTACCAG CCGAGAAACCTACAATGCGCTTACTAATTGGTTAACAGATGCCAGAATGCTAGCGAGTCAGAACATTGTGATCATCCTCTGTGGGAACAAGAAGGACCTGGACGCTGATCGTGAAGTCACTTTCTTAGAAGCCTCCAGATTTGCTCAAGAAAATG AGCTGATGTTTTTGGAAACAAGTGCACTAACAGGGGAGAACGTAGAAGAGGCCTTTGTACAGTGTGCAAGAAAAATACTTAACAAAATTGAATCAG GTGAGCTGGACCCAGAAAGGATGGGCTCAGGAATTCAGTACGGAGATGCTGCCTTGAGGCAGCTGCGGTCTCCGCGTCGCGCACAGGCCCCAAGTGCTCAGGAGTGCGGCTGTTGA
- the RAB4A gene encoding ras-related protein Rab-4A isoform X2: protein MSVTRSYYRGAAGALLVYDITSRETYNALTNWLTDARMLASQNIVIILCGNKKDLDADREVTFLEASRFAQENELMFLETSALTGENVEEAFVQCARKILNKIESGELDPERMGSGIQYGDAALRQLRSPRRAQAPSAQECGC, encoded by the exons AT GTCTGTGACGCGAAGCTACTATAGAGGTGCAGCAGGGGCGCTCCTGGTCTATGACATTACCAG CCGAGAAACCTACAATGCGCTTACTAATTGGTTAACAGATGCCAGAATGCTAGCGAGTCAGAACATTGTGATCATCCTCTGTGGGAACAAGAAGGACCTGGACGCTGATCGTGAAGTCACTTTCTTAGAAGCCTCCAGATTTGCTCAAGAAAATG AGCTGATGTTTTTGGAAACAAGTGCACTAACAGGGGAGAACGTAGAAGAGGCCTTTGTACAGTGTGCAAGAAAAATACTTAACAAAATTGAATCAG GTGAGCTGGACCCAGAAAGGATGGGCTCAGGAATTCAGTACGGAGATGCTGCCTTGAGGCAGCTGCGGTCTCCGCGTCGCGCACAGGCCCCAAGTGCTCAGGAGTGCGGCTGTTGA
- the RAB4A gene encoding ras-related protein Rab-4A isoform X3: MTLPDARMLASQNIVIILCGNKKDLDADREVTFLEASRFAQENELMFLETSALTGENVEEAFVQCARKILNKIESGELDPERMGSGIQYGDAALRQLRSPRRAQAPSAQECGC; the protein is encoded by the exons ATGACATTACCAG ATGCCAGAATGCTAGCGAGTCAGAACATTGTGATCATCCTCTGTGGGAACAAGAAGGACCTGGACGCTGATCGTGAAGTCACTTTCTTAGAAGCCTCCAGATTTGCTCAAGAAAATG AGCTGATGTTTTTGGAAACAAGTGCACTAACAGGGGAGAACGTAGAAGAGGCCTTTGTACAGTGTGCAAGAAAAATACTTAACAAAATTGAATCAG GTGAGCTGGACCCAGAAAGGATGGGCTCAGGAATTCAGTACGGAGATGCTGCCTTGAGGCAGCTGCGGTCTCCGCGTCGCGCACAGGCCCCAAGTGCTCAGGAGTGCGGCTGTTGA